One stretch of Streptomyces sp. R21 DNA includes these proteins:
- the whiG gene encoding RNA polymerase sigma factor WhiG: protein MPQHTSGSDRAAIPPAARDGGNGRPPAPSTLDELWRSYKATGDERLREQLILHYSPLVKYVAGRVSVGLPANVEQADFVSSGVFGLIDAIEKFDIEREIKFETYAITRIRGAMIDELRALDWIPRSVRQKARNVERAYATLEAKLRRTPSEGEVASEMGIAVEELHAVFSQLSLANVVALEELLHVGGEGGDRLSLMDTLEDTGADNPVEVAEDRELRRFLARAINTLPEREKTVVTLYYYEGLTLAEIGNVLGVTESRVSQIHTKSVLQLRAKLASFGR, encoded by the coding sequence ATGCCCCAGCACACCTCCGGGTCCGACCGGGCGGCGATCCCCCCAGCTGCCCGCGACGGCGGTAACGGGCGCCCGCCCGCTCCCTCGACCCTCGACGAGCTGTGGCGGTCGTACAAGGCGACGGGCGACGAGCGGCTGCGGGAGCAGCTGATCCTGCACTACTCGCCGCTGGTGAAGTACGTCGCGGGCCGGGTGAGCGTCGGTCTGCCGGCCAATGTCGAACAGGCGGACTTCGTCTCGTCCGGAGTGTTCGGACTGATCGACGCGATCGAGAAGTTCGACATCGAGCGGGAGATCAAGTTCGAGACGTACGCGATCACCCGGATCCGGGGCGCGATGATCGACGAACTGCGGGCGCTGGACTGGATTCCGAGGTCGGTGCGGCAGAAGGCGCGCAATGTCGAGCGGGCCTACGCCACGCTGGAGGCGAAGCTGCGGCGCACGCCGTCGGAGGGCGAGGTGGCCTCCGAGATGGGTATCGCCGTCGAGGAACTCCACGCGGTCTTCAGCCAGTTGTCGCTGGCCAACGTGGTCGCCCTGGAGGAGCTGCTGCATGTCGGCGGCGAGGGCGGCGACCGGCTGAGCCTCATGGACACCCTTGAGGACACCGGCGCCGACAACCCCGTGGAGGTCGCCGAGGACCGGGAGCTGCGGAGGTTCCTGGCGCGGGCGATCAACACCCTGCCCGAGCGCGAGAAGACCGTGGTCACGCTCTACTACTACGAGGGGCTCACACTCGCCGAGATCGGCAATGTGCTGGGTGTGACCGAGAGCAGGGTGAGCCAGATCCACACCAAGTCCGTGCTCCAGCTGCGGGCGAAGCTGGCGAGCTTCGGGCGGTGA